In Herpetosiphonaceae bacterium, the genomic stretch TTTCTCCCCCCATCACGATTCGATCGATTACCTCGTTACATAGTCGAGCCAGCCGTGCCGATCCTCGGTCGAGCCGTCGAACAGGCCGAAGAAGACCTTTTGGATCTGCGCGGTGATCGGCCCGCGACCACCGGCCTTGACCGGAATGCCGTCGACTGAGCGGATCGGCGATACCTCGGCGGCGGTGCCGGTGAAGAATAGCTCGTCCGCGACATACAGCGCCTCGCGCAGAATTGCCTGCTCGCGCACCTCATAGCCCAGCTCGCGCGCGATGGTGATCACCGTGTCGCGGGTGATGCCCGGCAGCAGCGAGGCGGTCAGCGGCGGCGTGAAGAGCATGCCGTTGCGGATCAGAAACAGGTTCTCGGCAGAGCCTTCGCTCAGGGTGCCGTTGCTGTCGAGCGCGATGCCTTCGACGTAGCCGTTGTTCTGCGCCTCCATCACGATCAACTGCGACGACAGATAGTTGCCGCCAGCCTTCGCCATCGTCGGCAGCGTGTTGGGCGCTGGCCGGTTC encodes the following:
- a CDS encoding branched-chain amino acid transaminase translates to MPMTPTKFVWFNGELVEWQHATVHIMAHAIHYGSSIFEGIRAYATPLGPAIFRLPPHIERFYDSARIYRMPIGYTPEQLSAACHEVIRANGLKSAYLRPFAFRGFGEISPAPKETPVEVAVAAIAWDRFLGDDGMERGIDVCVSSWNRPAPNTLPTMAKAGGNYLSSQLIVMEAQNNGYVEGIALDSNGTLSEGSAENLFLIRNGMLFTPPLTASLLPGITRDTVITIARELGYEVREQAILREALYVADELFFTGTAAEVSPIRSVDGIPVKAGGRGPITAQIQKVFFGLFDGSTEDRHGWLDYVTR